The Thermococcus sp. M39 genome window below encodes:
- a CDS encoding S9 family peptidase — translation MSKIEWNENTFAKFSYLSDVRISKDGKQIAYVLTKANLKDNKYDNTIVIEDLESGVRKFVENASMPRFSPSGTKMSFVRPNEEKKTSELWLVDLRSMSAKKLMEVKNILNVSWSDDDRRLLITGFKRREDEDFIFEDDVPVWFDSKGFFDGEKTTFWIYDTEGEEILDEFTTDKFSSGIWHGKEIIYNVPHREDNKPQFFKFYDIYRYKDGEREKIFEKVSFAAIDSNGKGVLLIGKPKKEKISEHDYLYLWNGKEVKPLTERFIYNNWGGKLDAKGNVYFLSPKEGRVSLYKLSGDELIPIVDENAWVMGFDVSDDGKVVLLKQTDTKLSEVFLWDGKLKQITDYNGPILAKLKTRPIKHFRFKSLDLELDGWYIKPDIKEGEKAPVIVFVHGGPKGMYGYYFKYEMQLMADKGYYIVFVNPRGSNGYDEDFALRVLERTGLEDFQDIMNGIEEFFKLEPQADKERVGITGISYGGFMTNWALTQSDLFKAGISENGISYWLTSYAFSDIGLWFDKEVIGDNPLENENYKKLSPLFYAENVKAPILIIHSLEDYRCPLDQSVMFYHVLKDLGKEAYIAIFKRGAHGHSIRGSPRHRAKRYKLFMEFFERKLKKYEEGFDIEKILKEEKGEN, via the coding sequence ATATGATAACACAATCGTCATTGAAGACCTTGAAAGTGGAGTTAGAAAGTTTGTAGAGAATGCATCAATGCCCCGCTTCTCTCCAAGCGGGACAAAGATGAGCTTTGTAAGACCTAATGAAGAGAAAAAGACAAGCGAGCTATGGCTTGTTGATTTAAGGTCAATGAGTGCCAAGAAGCTCATGGAGGTTAAGAATATTCTCAACGTGAGCTGGAGCGACGATGATAGGCGTTTGCTAATTACCGGCTTCAAGAGGAGAGAAGATGAGGACTTTATATTTGAAGATGATGTTCCAGTGTGGTTTGACAGCAAGGGCTTCTTCGATGGCGAAAAAACAACTTTCTGGATTTATGACACTGAAGGGGAAGAGATTTTAGACGAGTTCACAACTGATAAATTCTCCTCTGGAATTTGGCATGGGAAGGAGATAATCTACAACGTTCCTCACAGAGAGGACAACAAGCCTCAGTTCTTTAAGTTCTACGACATCTACCGCTATAAAGATGGAGAGAGGGAAAAGATATTCGAAAAAGTTTCATTTGCAGCAATTGACTCCAATGGAAAAGGAGTTTTGCTCATAGGAAAGCCAAAAAAGGAAAAAATCAGTGAGCATGATTACCTCTATCTTTGGAATGGCAAAGAAGTTAAGCCATTGACAGAGCGCTTCATTTACAACAACTGGGGTGGAAAGCTCGATGCTAAAGGAAATGTTTACTTCCTAAGTCCCAAAGAGGGGAGAGTTTCATTATATAAGCTTAGTGGAGACGAGCTGATTCCAATAGTTGATGAGAACGCTTGGGTCATGGGGTTTGATGTGAGCGATGATGGTAAGGTCGTTCTTCTAAAGCAGACAGACACAAAGCTCAGCGAAGTGTTCCTCTGGGATGGAAAGCTCAAACAAATAACTGATTACAATGGCCCAATTTTAGCGAAGCTCAAAACGAGACCAATAAAGCACTTCCGCTTTAAGTCCCTTGATTTGGAGCTTGATGGATGGTACATCAAGCCTGACATTAAAGAAGGTGAAAAAGCTCCAGTCATAGTCTTCGTCCACGGCGGTCCAAAGGGAATGTACGGCTATTACTTCAAATACGAAATGCAGTTAATGGCTGACAAAGGCTACTACATAGTTTTCGTCAACCCAAGAGGAAGTAACGGTTACGATGAAGATTTTGCCTTGAGAGTTCTCGAAAGAACGGGCTTAGAAGACTTTCAAGACATAATGAATGGAATTGAAGAGTTCTTTAAACTTGAGCCTCAAGCTGACAAAGAGAGAGTAGGAATAACCGGAATAAGCTACGGAGGCTTTATGACGAACTGGGCACTAACACAGAGTGACTTGTTCAAAGCTGGAATTAGCGAGAACGGCATAAGCTACTGGTTGACAAGCTATGCCTTCTCCGACATAGGCTTGTGGTTCGACAAGGAAGTTATCGGCGACAATCCACTTGAAAATGAGAACTACAAAAAGTTAAGTCCACTATTCTATGCAGAGAACGTTAAAGCCCCAATACTTATCATCCACAGTCTCGAGGACTACCGCTGTCCGCTCGATCAGAGCGTTATGTTTTACCACGTGCTCAAGGACTTAGGAAAAGAAGCTTACATTGCAATCTTCAAGAGAGGCGCGCATGGGCACAGCATAAGAGGCTCACCAAGACACAGAGCAAAGAGATACAAACTCTTCATGGAATTCTTCGAAAGAAAACTAAAGAAATACGAAGAAGGCTTCGACATCGAGAAGATACTGAAGGAAGAGAAGGGAGAGAATTGA
- a CDS encoding methyltransferase domain-containing protein gives MKPEFQAYFLTFREARRVLLSRGEVRLNLDLRKTNRTFVVKVEEDKIIFPDESEVEKEIIEKIAKDDGTVYFVKNGHVFKAAIAGEHFYKLVPTIPPTIEINGIRMHRTKDTNPLWDTRAKVKTVEPKEGEFVFDTCMGLGYTAIESAKRGAYVITVEKDPNVIELAKLNPWSYEVFHSQNIQVIQGDVFEVIKKFKDETFDVIIHDPPRFSLAGELYSEEFYAELFRVLKPGGRIFHYVGNPGKKFRRKDLQRGVMERLRKVGFKNVKRVEEALGVVGRKFG, from the coding sequence TTGAAGCCTGAGTTTCAAGCCTATTTTTTAACATTTAGAGAGGCACGTAGGGTTCTGCTCTCAAGGGGTGAGGTTAGGTTAAACCTCGATTTGAGAAAAACAAACAGAACTTTTGTTGTAAAAGTTGAGGAGGATAAGATAATTTTTCCCGATGAGAGTGAAGTTGAGAAGGAAATCATCGAGAAGATAGCAAAAGACGATGGCACAGTTTATTTCGTGAAGAATGGACATGTTTTTAAAGCTGCCATTGCTGGTGAGCACTTCTACAAGCTTGTTCCAACGATCCCGCCAACGATAGAGATTAACGGAATAAGAATGCACCGCACCAAAGATACGAACCCTCTCTGGGATACAAGGGCTAAGGTTAAGACCGTTGAGCCAAAAGAAGGTGAATTTGTTTTTGACACGTGCATGGGATTGGGTTACACAGCAATAGAGAGCGCAAAGAGAGGAGCTTATGTGATAACTGTAGAAAAAGACCCAAACGTTATTGAGCTTGCTAAGCTAAATCCTTGGAGCTATGAGGTCTTTCACTCTCAAAACATTCAAGTAATTCAAGGAGATGTTTTTGAGGTTATCAAAAAGTTTAAAGATGAAACCTTTGATGTGATTATCCACGACCCGCCGCGATTTTCATTGGCTGGTGAGCTTTACAGCGAGGAGTTTTATGCTGAACTCTTCAGAGTCCTTAAGCCCGGGGGGAGGATTTTCCACTATGTCGGCAACCCCGGAAAGAAATTTAGGAGAAAAGACCTGCAGAGGGGGGTTATGGAAAGATTGAGGAAAGTTGGCTTTAAAAATGTTAAAAGAGTGGAAGAGGCTTTAGGGGTTGTTGGGAGGAAATTTGGGTGA
- a CDS encoding dipeptidase, with protein MIFDAHSDLPTYVYDMRKEGKSRVLDNEFEKFFGEYIKARVMAVWTRPDRRHQALRYGLEVINQLYKDVLESEKFAVVTTVEEMRNAIKNGRVALWLGLEGGEPIEDSLDLLEIFYELGLRVLTLTWSLRNAIGDGVFERTNGGLTNFGVEVLGKAEELGIVIDLSHINEKGFWDALETTAFPVIASHSNAKALCDNKRNLTDEQIKAIAERGGVIGAVAIPSFVDKEKPTLDKYVEHIAYMVDLAGYQHVGLGFDFVYYLKGWKGDTIEGFEDESKIPALLEKLNEKFSKKEVEAIAFKNFERVFERVVG; from the coding sequence ATGATCTTTGATGCACATTCTGATTTGCCCACTTATGTCTATGATATGCGAAAAGAAGGGAAAAGCAGGGTTCTTGACAATGAATTCGAGAAGTTCTTTGGGGAGTACATAAAAGCTCGTGTTATGGCAGTTTGGACGAGACCAGATAGAAGGCATCAAGCTTTGAGGTATGGGCTTGAGGTTATAAACCAGCTCTACAAAGATGTCCTTGAAAGCGAAAAGTTTGCAGTTGTAACCACTGTTGAAGAGATGAGAAATGCCATAAAAAACGGTAGGGTTGCTCTATGGCTTGGCTTGGAGGGTGGAGAGCCAATAGAGGACAGCTTGGACTTGCTTGAAATATTTTACGAGCTTGGATTGAGGGTTCTAACATTAACATGGAGCTTAAGAAATGCAATAGGGGATGGTGTCTTTGAGAGAACTAACGGTGGTTTGACTAACTTTGGAGTTGAAGTTCTTGGAAAAGCCGAGGAGCTTGGAATAGTGATCGATCTAAGCCACATAAACGAGAAGGGCTTCTGGGATGCCCTTGAAACGACAGCCTTTCCAGTTATAGCTTCGCATTCAAATGCAAAAGCTCTCTGCGACAATAAGAGGAATTTAACAGATGAGCAGATTAAGGCGATAGCTGAGAGAGGTGGAGTCATCGGGGCTGTGGCGATTCCAAGCTTTGTTGACAAAGAAAAGCCGACGCTTGATAAATATGTTGAGCACATTGCTTACATGGTTGATTTAGCTGGCTATCAGCACGTGGGTCTAGGTTTTGACTTTGTGTATTATCTGAAAGGCTGGAAAGGAGACACCATTGAAGGATTTGAGGATGAGAGCAAAATCCCAGCGCTTTTAGAAAAGCTGAATGAGAAGTTCAGCAAAAAGGAAGTTGAAGCAATAGCTTTCAAGAACTTCGAGAGGGTTTTTGAAAGGGTTGTTGGTTAG
- a CDS encoding DUF531 domain-containing protein yields MLTLALYNSYDPKRIHEAHLRAIARAAPICYAFDFHLALIGFPFDDKPLDLAERISENTTIGEGGKYLLELAKKNKFHLLEFPKRGFPPQFGNIIATTRKPNEDKEITAIEVAKRALKGESFMLIVGLGRHGLPKEIFKLAEYHLDITDGKRISLETCTAIGAIPTKIRTLMEALKWMRR; encoded by the coding sequence ATGCTCACCTTAGCGCTATACAACTCATATGACCCTAAGAGAATCCATGAGGCACATTTAAGGGCAATTGCCAGGGCAGCTCCAATTTGCTATGCATTCGATTTTCACTTAGCTCTAATTGGATTCCCATTCGATGATAAGCCACTTGACTTGGCAGAGAGAATATCCGAAAATACAACAATTGGAGAAGGAGGAAAATATCTTCTTGAACTTGCTAAGAAAAATAAGTTTCATCTGTTAGAATTTCCAAAAAGAGGATTTCCACCCCAGTTTGGCAATATAATAGCAACAACCAGAAAGCCCAATGAGGATAAAGAAATAACAGCCATAGAAGTTGCTAAAAGAGCCCTAAAAGGAGAGAGCTTTATGTTGATTGTCGGCTTGGGAAGACACGGACTTCCAAAGGAAATCTTTAAGTTAGCTGAGTACCACTTGGACATAACAGATGGCAAAAGAATAAGCTTAGAAACATGCACTGCTATAGGAGCAATACCTACTAAAATTAGGACTTTAATGGAGGCGCTAAAATGGATGAGAAGATAA
- a CDS encoding signal peptidase I produces MDEKIKNWKNDLAFIIISLIVVFAIHNGLKIALHTDSPLVIVVSGSMEPVFYRGDVVLLKGVKPEDIKIGDVVVYKRPYTKYPIIHRVRAIEKLVLNGKEELCFVTWGDNNPAPDPYPYGGEILPCVPQEAVEAKALLVFPKIGLIPLEIRERLGLT; encoded by the coding sequence ATGGATGAGAAGATAAAAAACTGGAAAAATGACCTTGCGTTCATTATAATCTCACTAATTGTCGTATTTGCAATACACAACGGGCTAAAAATAGCCCTGCACACCGATTCGCCCCTTGTCATCGTTGTAAGCGGTTCAATGGAGCCCGTGTTTTATAGGGGCGATGTCGTGCTTCTCAAAGGGGTTAAGCCAGAGGATATAAAAATCGGCGATGTAGTTGTCTACAAAAGGCCATACACTAAGTATCCTATAATCCACAGAGTTAGGGCAATTGAAAAGCTTGTGCTGAACGGTAAGGAAGAGCTTTGTTTTGTTACTTGGGGAGACAACAACCCTGCACCTGATCCGTATCCATATGGTGGAGAAATCCTACCATGTGTTCCACAAGAGGCTGTTGAGGCAAAAGCTCTACTCGTCTTTCCAAAGATTGGTCTGATTCCGCTGGAAATCAGAGAAAGGCTAGGCTTAACTTGA
- a CDS encoding biotin/lipoate A/B protein ligase family protein, which produces MRFIPLIIARPEVQMAIDEAILKARIEGKVEDTVRLYVFKPSSITIGRFQSIKHDVNLEKCQELNIPVVRRITGGGSVFHDAYGEITYSIVVSEDLHPDLRDIYKSYRLLASPLIEALKELGIKAEFSGLNDITANGKKISGSAQTRRKGVILQHGTFMYATRLDILASVLKVSKKKLADKGVKSIWERVTTLEREGIKLSRSDAYELLKEKFFEEFPLEEGQLTDYELELAEKLIEERYGRDEWNFMK; this is translated from the coding sequence ATGAGGTTCATCCCATTGATTATTGCCCGCCCTGAAGTTCAAATGGCAATTGATGAAGCAATCTTAAAAGCGAGAATTGAGGGTAAAGTCGAAGATACAGTCAGATTGTATGTTTTCAAGCCAAGCTCAATAACCATTGGGAGGTTTCAGAGCATTAAGCATGATGTTAACTTAGAGAAATGCCAAGAGCTTAACATTCCGGTTGTAAGGAGGATAACCGGCGGAGGAAGCGTTTTCCACGACGCTTATGGGGAGATAACTTACAGCATTGTAGTTAGCGAGGATTTGCATCCAGATTTAAGAGATATATACAAAAGCTATCGCTTGCTAGCTTCTCCCTTAATTGAAGCTTTGAAGGAACTCGGCATTAAGGCCGAGTTCTCTGGACTGAATGACATAACAGCAAATGGAAAGAAAATCAGTGGCTCTGCACAAACAAGAAGGAAGGGGGTAATTCTACAGCATGGAACCTTTATGTATGCAACAAGGCTTGATATTCTAGCCTCAGTGCTGAAGGTCTCAAAGAAAAAGCTCGCCGATAAAGGTGTGAAGAGCATCTGGGAGAGGGTTACAACACTTGAGAGAGAAGGGATAAAGCTCAGCAGAAGCGATGCTTATGAGCTTTTAAAGGAGAAGTTCTTTGAAGAGTTTCCACTTGAAGAGGGTCAACTTACAGATTATGAGCTTGAACTCGCTGAAAAACTGATTGAAGAGCGCTATGGGAGAGATGAGTGGAACTTTATGAAATAA
- a CDS encoding radical SAM protein, whose product MRKLKIYIPGIKFPSISLTGNYCSLNCAHCGRHYLEGMLKVTHSSLVEYCKSLEREGYVGCLLSGGLDSRLKVPLDKFAEEIKAIKRETKLKLNAHVGFIDEKDLEWIKYVDAVSLDFVGADEVIKRVYKIDKTVKDYLKILDILTENGVRVAPHITIGLDFGKIWWEYKAIDMLVEYPIDVLVLDVLIPTKGTEMENVEKPSVEESLKVVRYARERFDGELSIGCMRPIGKWRLEFDKGAILAGVDRITNPPRKVIEWAKTIREVEIIYECCVM is encoded by the coding sequence ATGAGAAAGCTCAAGATTTACATCCCGGGAATTAAATTCCCCTCAATTTCACTCACCGGAAACTATTGCTCATTGAACTGCGCTCACTGCGGGAGACATTACTTAGAGGGAATGCTGAAGGTTACCCACTCATCTTTAGTTGAATACTGCAAAAGCCTTGAAAGAGAAGGCTATGTGGGTTGTCTCCTCAGCGGAGGACTTGATAGCAGATTAAAAGTTCCGCTTGACAAGTTTGCTGAAGAAATAAAAGCCATCAAGAGAGAAACTAAGCTGAAGCTCAATGCTCACGTTGGTTTCATTGATGAAAAAGATTTAGAGTGGATTAAATACGTTGATGCAGTGTCTCTGGATTTCGTCGGGGCTGATGAAGTGATAAAAAGAGTATACAAAATTGACAAAACTGTCAAAGATTATCTCAAAATTTTAGACATCTTAACAGAAAACGGCGTTAGAGTTGCACCACATATAACCATCGGACTCGACTTTGGAAAAATTTGGTGGGAGTATAAAGCAATAGACATGCTAGTTGAGTATCCAATAGATGTCCTCGTTTTAGATGTGCTGATTCCAACAAAGGGAACTGAAATGGAAAATGTTGAAAAGCCGAGCGTTGAAGAGAGCTTGAAAGTTGTTAGATATGCAAGAGAAAGGTTTGATGGAGAGCTGAGCATCGGCTGCATGCGCCCCATTGGAAAATGGCGCTTAGAGTTCGACAAAGGTGCAATTTTAGCCGGAGTGGATAGAATAACGAATCCCCCAAGAAAAGTCATTGAATGGGCCAAAACCATAAGAGAGGTTGAGATAATCTACGAATGCTGCGTGATGTAA
- a CDS encoding class I SAM-dependent methyltransferase has translation MSYRRKYARIARWYELLEKPLDRFFCPLRKKALSFARGKVLEIGIGTGKTLKYYPRNVELYAIDGTPKMLKIAEEKAEKLGITAKFSVMEAENLKFSSESFDTVVSSFVFCTVKNPKKAMKEIRRVLKPDGRAIFIEHTKSDSKLINLFFLLPMKLILYPILGDDTLRNTHELIREFFDVELEESYYKGIVRLIVARKGGRAYITQHS, from the coding sequence ATGAGCTATCGGAGAAAATACGCTAGGATTGCAAGGTGGTATGAGCTGTTAGAGAAGCCTCTTGACAGATTTTTCTGCCCACTAAGGAAGAAAGCTTTAAGCTTTGCCAGAGGGAAGGTTCTTGAAATCGGCATAGGGACAGGAAAGACGCTCAAATATTATCCGAGGAACGTTGAACTCTACGCCATTGATGGAACACCTAAAATGCTGAAAATCGCCGAGGAGAAAGCTGAAAAGTTGGGGATTACCGCTAAGTTCTCTGTAATGGAAGCTGAAAATTTGAAATTTTCTTCAGAGAGTTTTGACACTGTGGTTTCATCCTTTGTGTTCTGCACAGTTAAAAATCCCAAAAAAGCAATGAAAGAGATTAGGAGAGTTTTAAAGCCCGATGGTAGGGCGATATTCATTGAGCATACGAAAAGTGATTCAAAGCTAATAAATTTATTCTTTCTGCTTCCGATGAAGCTCATTCTGTATCCTATCTTGGGGGATGACACCTTGAGGAATACTCATGAGCTCATTAGAGAGTTCTTTGATGTTGAGCTTGAGGAGAGCTATTACAAAGGGATAGTGCGGCTGATTGTGGCTAGGAAAGGGGGTAGAGCTTACATCACGCAGCATTCGTAG
- a CDS encoding DUF2103 domain-containing protein produces the protein MRRKSKIKLEHHLLKGILPVLEEIAEIEGVKKVIPGRIYASDSRGFEIKVVRETLTGLKLLAKSNGSVQEIFLVVDKADRERVSGKIERISEKWKKS, from the coding sequence ATGAGAAGAAAATCCAAGATAAAGCTTGAACACCATCTCCTCAAAGGTATTCTGCCGGTCCTTGAAGAGATTGCAGAGATAGAGGGAGTTAAGAAAGTAATCCCAGGGAGAATCTACGCAAGTGATTCTCGAGGCTTTGAGATTAAGGTTGTCAGAGAAACACTGACAGGATTAAAGCTTTTAGCAAAGAGCAATGGCAGTGTTCAGGAAATTTTCTTGGTTGTTGATAAAGCTGATAGGGAGCGGGTTAGTGGGAAGATAGAGAGGATTAGTGAGAAGTGGAAGAAATCTTAA
- a CDS encoding PEGA domain-containing protein encodes MFQKRHVFTTLIMFLLTLSTVPGVNAFNGNSIMLKIESKPSNAVVIIEGINKTFKTPAVIELPTRSWVIRISSGNYTVLYNLVPPEDERFVKIVVYFGRIDLAVKGPFKNITVKYGFNITVPTKEEEYEPPIAAPSWDEEVCGGIIMFGPRNPPMVIYKYDDKDPYYQLFLNSTPSFEEYRGRKGCKMMEIVYYFGNDGAMGISFPYREASYIVPHSLLSIDSQPKNATVYIFDFHRFGEWFTPFDVLVPVIMKPQQNVSVVHYDFELGNLTTTVIPYIPELHTYKISMGHNGYPFFEGWLEVKPNQRYNISVNFNILKSALTVNGKEAEMEVPKTKKIKYYLPNTTLLVINSTIPLDVYIDGSYVGKTPFKDEVPSGEHDILLKFGSYVVYHKKLNIGYGGRFRLTVYTAYLERALRVPI; translated from the coding sequence ATGTTCCAAAAAAGGCATGTGTTCACCACATTAATAATGTTTCTGCTTACATTATCTACAGTTCCTGGCGTGAATGCCTTTAACGGCAATAGCATAATGCTCAAGATAGAGTCTAAGCCCAGCAATGCAGTTGTTATTATTGAAGGCATTAACAAAACATTTAAGACTCCAGCAGTAATTGAGCTCCCGACAAGAAGCTGGGTAATAAGGATCTCCAGTGGCAATTACACTGTTTTATACAATTTAGTTCCACCTGAGGATGAAAGGTTTGTCAAGATAGTTGTTTATTTTGGAAGGATAGATTTGGCAGTAAAAGGCCCTTTTAAAAATATAACCGTAAAATACGGCTTCAACATAACAGTGCCAACAAAAGAGGAAGAATATGAGCCTCCAATTGCCGCCCCCTCCTGGGATGAAGAAGTATGCGGCGGAATAATAATGTTCGGACCAAGGAATCCTCCAATGGTCATCTACAAATATGACGATAAAGACCCTTACTATCAACTCTTCCTTAATAGTACACCTTCATTCGAAGAGTACCGGGGAAGAAAAGGCTGCAAAATGATGGAAATAGTATACTACTTCGGCAATGATGGCGCAATGGGGATAAGCTTCCCCTACCGCGAGGCAAGCTACATAGTCCCCCACTCCCTCCTCTCCATAGACAGCCAACCTAAAAATGCCACTGTCTACATCTTCGACTTCCACCGGTTTGGAGAGTGGTTTACTCCTTTCGACGTCCTAGTTCCTGTGATAATGAAACCACAACAGAACGTTAGCGTGGTCCACTATGACTTTGAACTCGGAAATCTCACTACCACTGTAATTCCATACATCCCCGAACTCCACACCTACAAGATTTCCATGGGGCACAATGGTTATCCTTTCTTTGAGGGATGGCTCGAGGTAAAGCCCAACCAAAGGTATAACATAAGCGTAAACTTCAATATCCTTAAGTCCGCCCTAACTGTAAATGGGAAGGAGGCGGAGATGGAGGTTCCAAAAACGAAGAAAATCAAATACTATCTCCCAAACACTACTCTGCTGGTTATTAATTCCACCATCCCATTGGATGTATATATTGACGGAAGCTACGTCGGAAAGACGCCATTTAAAGATGAAGTCCCCAGCGGAGAACATGATATACTTCTGAAGTTTGGAAGCTATGTAGTGTACCACAAGAAACTCAATATCGGTTACGGGGGACGGTTCAGGCTAACGGTTTATACGGCTTACCTAGAGAGAGCTTTGAGGGTGCCAATATGA
- a CDS encoding CGP-CTERM sorting domain-containing protein, with the protein MSRLIFVFMLIPLVASLSLADGFTYTYSSIVGTGNDVIILIEWTPTMIDPLCAPRPCCYNEVPADCCHYIVFYANDSGVYYVAYVYNPVAFSSENGTYLFPGIYRAYNGCFQRLGDAPGKARFVFPYIAARISNKLTIYHLGCNMSKIGEVSVTSKCTFDLSSRNLIVSCPNGTRRFALSDSGMVEVSAVKRWIIFGTKRPSVVQGRLENNTLVFLNGSRTYKIPFRELLPYLYDSRELKFLTGVFMKDALLILPPTMNYEYCIYNGTFSSRLSFTSPLSRSEFVVDDFKLSEFKPVYAFLYNGTLKPIPLFLPDGEYFKPLAPKVVIKRECPCPVRTSSAEANASGTDNKICGPGLLLFLSLLILKRKQ; encoded by the coding sequence ATGAGCCGTTTAATTTTCGTCTTCATGCTAATCCCTTTAGTGGCATCGCTTTCACTGGCAGATGGATTCACGTACACATATTCGTCCATTGTAGGAACTGGCAATGATGTTATAATCCTTATTGAATGGACTCCGACTATGATAGATCCCCTTTGTGCTCCCCGGCCTTGTTGCTACAATGAGGTTCCAGCTGACTGCTGTCACTACATCGTTTTCTATGCAAACGACAGCGGTGTCTACTACGTAGCTTATGTTTACAATCCTGTTGCTTTTTCCTCTGAAAATGGGACGTATTTATTCCCTGGGATTTATAGAGCATACAACGGTTGCTTTCAAAGGCTTGGGGATGCACCAGGAAAAGCTAGGTTTGTTTTTCCATACATTGCTGCCAGAATATCAAATAAGCTCACCATTTATCATCTGGGTTGTAATATGAGCAAAATTGGGGAAGTATCGGTAACCTCAAAGTGTACGTTTGACTTGAGCTCGAGGAACCTTATAGTTAGCTGTCCCAATGGGACGAGGAGGTTCGCTTTAAGCGATTCGGGGATGGTTGAGGTTTCTGCTGTGAAGAGGTGGATAATCTTTGGAACTAAGCGACCGTCCGTAGTTCAAGGGAGGCTTGAGAACAATACATTGGTATTTTTGAACGGTAGCAGGACTTATAAGATTCCTTTCAGAGAGCTTTTGCCGTACCTCTACGATTCCAGAGAGCTAAAGTTTTTAACTGGCGTTTTCATGAAAGATGCTCTTCTCATTCTCCCGCCAACGATGAATTATGAATACTGCATTTACAACGGCACATTTTCAAGCAGACTAAGCTTCACCTCTCCCTTGTCCCGCTCGGAATTTGTGGTGGATGACTTCAAACTGAGCGAATTTAAACCAGTCTATGCGTTCTTATACAACGGAACTCTCAAGCCAATTCCTCTTTTTCTTCCGGATGGGGAATACTTCAAGCCGTTAGCTCCAAAAGTTGTCATCAAAAGGGAATGTCCATGTCCAGTCAGAACTTCATCCGCGGAAGCAAATGCCTCTGGTACGGACAATAAAATATGCGGTCCGGGTTTGCTGCTTTTCCTGAGTCTCTTGATTTTGAAAAGAAAACAATAA